The Candidatus Binatia bacterium genome window below encodes:
- a CDS encoding metallopeptidase family protein, translating to MDRKEIETEVARALDRLPKEFRTRIHNVEIVVEKQPTKKRLQALGLDPDEDALYGLYEGTPLSDRSVSFPPLLPDKITIFSEPLLRDFPDPAERRRQIRLTVVHEIAHYFGMADEEIEDLGY from the coding sequence ATGGATCGCAAAGAAATCGAGACAGAAGTCGCCCGCGCCCTGGATCGATTGCCGAAGGAGTTTCGCACCCGCATTCACAACGTCGAGATCGTAGTCGAGAAACAGCCGACGAAGAAACGGCTTCAGGCGTTGGGTCTCGACCCGGACGAGGATGCGCTCTACGGTCTTTATGAGGGAACTCCTTTATCCGACCGCTCTGTGTCCTTCCCGCCCCTGCTCCCCGACAAGATTACGATCTTCTCCGAGCCGTTGCTGCGCGACTTTCCCGATCCGGCCGAGCGTCGCAGGCAGATCCGTCTCACCGTCGTACACGAGATCGCCCATTACTTCGGCATGGCCGACGAGGAGATCGAAGACCTGGGCTACTGA
- a CDS encoding nucleotidyl transferase AbiEii/AbiGii toxin family protein, translated as MTPFQSRVLNMLFAVDDIHRNYHFTGGTALAEFYLQHRQSDDLDLFTRAVRNIRNDYTEVRRVFDHEGLEVSAEREGDEFVRFFVRGKDEAGTGLKVEFCRDAGAQMSPAKTIGNIIVDSFEDIAVNKVCAIYGRTEVKDYVDLYFILRQSEFTLDYLVGRAKEKEAAFDREETVLEFATKLLEVRDLHLHQIRMIKPLPLEDFQSYLSSKAETLIRRLRPNPTN; from the coding sequence ATGACACCCTTCCAATCACGGGTGTTAAATATGCTCTTTGCCGTAGACGACATTCACCGGAATTACCACTTCACGGGTGGCACCGCGCTTGCCGAATTTTATCTGCAGCACCGCCAATCTGATGATCTTGATTTGTTCACGAGGGCAGTGCGGAACATAAGGAACGACTACACGGAGGTGAGACGAGTTTTCGATCATGAAGGCCTTGAAGTCTCGGCAGAACGCGAAGGCGATGAGTTCGTCCGCTTCTTCGTCCGCGGAAAGGACGAAGCCGGAACAGGTCTAAAGGTTGAGTTTTGCCGAGATGCGGGCGCGCAAATGAGTCCCGCCAAGACCATCGGAAACATAATCGTCGATTCTTTTGAGGACATCGCCGTAAACAAAGTTTGCGCGATCTATGGAAGAACCGAGGTCAAGGACTATGTCGATTTATATTTCATTCTACGGCAGTCGGAATTTACCCTCGATTACTTGGTTGGACGGGCGAAGGAAAAGGAAGCAGCTTTTGACCGAGAGGAGACGGTTCTTGAATTTGCTACGAAGCTTTTGGAAGTCAGAGATTTACATTTACACCAGATCCGGATGATCAAACCCCTCCCTTTGGAGGACTTCCAGTCGTATCTTTCATCCAAAGCAGAAACGCTTATCAGACGTCTTCGTCCAAATCCTACGAACTAG